CATACCAATCGCGCGTTGACCCAACAACAATTGGAAACCGTGTTTTTGCTCACCTCTTCGGGCAAATCCTACATCAGCTCGAGCATCGTGCGAGATGTGATAAAAAATAACGGAAATTATAGTATTTTAGTGCCACCGGCCGTAAAAGTGTAGCCAAAAAAGGCTACATTTTTTATTTTAGGCTAAAACACATATAAGTGATTTTCTTGTTTTCTTTTCTGAATTTCGCTTCGTAAAAAGTCTGAATCCCTGTCACATAGTTGGGCAAATCTACCGTGTCTGGGTGGTAGATATCGTGATTAGAAAGGCTTACTTGATAGCCCGACTGCTCAATCACGCCGTGCGTGTAGCCGTGTAGAAATTCGCTATCGGTTTTTAAATGAATTTTACCGTTTGGCTTTAAAATTTTTTGGTATAAAGCTAAAAAGTTGGGATGTGTAAGGCGGTGCTTGGCACGACGGAATTTAATCTGCGGATCAGGAAAAGTAATCCAAATTTCGTCGATTTCGTTTTCGCCAAAGGCATCAGCAATCAATTCGATTTGGGTGCGGAGATAGCCTACATTTTTTATCTGATTTTCTTGCACTTTTTTGGCACCTTTCCATAGGCGTGCCCCTTTGATGTCTACCCCGATGAAATTTTTATCTGGAAACATACTCGAAAGCCCGATGGTGTATTCGCCACCGCCACAGCCAAGCTCAAGCACTATGGGATTATCATTTTTAAAAAAATCCTGATTCCAGTGGTTTTTAAGGTTAAATCCGTTTAAAACTTCTTCTCGTGTAGGTTGCACCAAATGTGCAAAACTCTCGTTTTCCTTAAATCTTCTTAATTTATTTTTTGCCATACGGCTGCGAAGGTAGGCAAAAAAATAAAAAAAGCCATTCACAAAATTTGGAATGGCTTCAAAAATATAATTTTTATTGTATTTAGTTAAGGCTTACGCGCTTTCCTGTTGCTTGATTATAAAGTTTCAAAGCATTAGGAAGTTCAGCTTTAAGTTGTTCGATTCTTCGTCCTGGGTTCGGGTGAGTGGAAAGGAATTCAGGCGGGCGACGACCGTTGCGAGTTTGAGCTTCCATTCGTTCCCAGAATTTAGGTGCTTCTCTCGGGTCATATCCAGC
This Ornithobacterium rhinotracheale DNA region includes the following protein-coding sequences:
- the trmB gene encoding tRNA (guanosine(46)-N7)-methyltransferase TrmB; translation: MAKNKLRRFKENESFAHLVQPTREEVLNGFNLKNHWNQDFFKNDNPIVLELGCGGGEYTIGLSSMFPDKNFIGVDIKGARLWKGAKKVQENQIKNVGYLRTQIELIADAFGENEIDEIWITFPDPQIKFRRAKHRLTHPNFLALYQKILKPNGKIHLKTDSEFLHGYTHGVIEQSGYQVSLSNHDIYHPDTVDLPNYVTGIQTFYEAKFRKENKKITYMCFSLK